The following DNA comes from Deltaproteobacteria bacterium.
TTAACGGCAACTCAAGATTTTGACCTTTCTTTGTCATTGCCTGATCTACCATATGAAGAAAACGGTTCCATCCATACCCATTAGCTAAAGCCACACGCTGAAACATAATTAAGGTGTGCAAATGATTTGCAAGCATCGGATCTCCAATATCATCCGTTAACCATTGATGGAGCTTATTAGGACGCTGTCCTTTTTCATCTTTCGGAGACTTTTGTTCAAGCTCCTTTAATACTCCAGGTGCTAACCTTTCATAGACCAAGTCACGAATATATTTACCAACAACAGAATATCGATTTTTTTTCATGCCTGGCCATTGCCATCCTTTAATTTTATAAATGTTTTCGAAGAATTCGTCGGGGAATTTCTTAACCCATACAGCCAATTGTTCGCGGATAAGAAGTTTTAGATATTCTTGAAGGGCATTTTGAGGTCTTACCGACTGGTATCCGGTTGCTTCATCAACAAGAGCAACAATACCCGTTTCAGCCAAGGCCCGTGTTAGAATTTCTGCCTTCTGAGCTTTTGCTAATTGTTGGGTCTGAAGGGCCCCTGCTTCACGGGCTCTAAGCCAAACATTGCAGATTGCTGGAAGAATCGATGCTTCATAGCCACGGACAAGCCTATCCCCATCTAAATAGTCTATAGGTTTAAGCGGTCCTTGCTTTAATTCCTCATCAATAAAGGGTAATAGCTGTCTTGGCGCAATAAAAAGGGGGGTAGGGGCCCCTTCTTCCTCCAAAGTTTTTTTAAGGCGCTTTGAGGCCCCGCTTCTAGATCCTAAAATAGCGAGAGTAATTCCATTTTCTGTAAGAACACGCTGAATTCCGTTAGGGCCCTCTACTATAGCGCACGGTATTTTAATTCCCGCCAAATCCAACTCGCTCCTAAAACTTTCCAACACACGAGGGTGATTTACATTTTCAGGTCTTGGCACTGCCCATCTCGCCTTTGCTGCAATCGTAGCTATTTCCGAACGTTTTTCCGGAGACAGATTTTTGGCCCTTGCTAGCCCGCCCTTAGCCTTAGCACTTCTTTTTGTCCCATTCTCCATTTTAAGCACCTCCAATTATTATGCTTTCTTTTTTACACATTTTCCATATTAAAGCAAGTATTATTTTAAAAAATGCTTGCATATCTGGGACCGAATGGAGGCGGGAATTTCGGATCGTGTTTAACCTTGGAAGAAATCGTGGGACTTTTAAAGGATTGAAACTGTACCACTATCAATTATGTTGGTAGAAAATTCCTGATATCAGTATTGGGAATAAGATGATCTAATGTGGCAAGCGTAAATACTTTTCCTTTCGTCGCGGTGAGCATATCCCGCATGTCTTGACGCCTGACGCCGAATCCTCTCCCATCGATGCAGGCAACCAATTGGAAGGATTCTCCATCTTTCCGATCACGTTCGTCTCTCATTGAGGCGAGTCTAAGAATTCGTGCTACCTTGTCACGTGCCGTACCATCATCACCTGTGATCTTTGCCTCGATAATTACGGAAGGAGAAAACTCTGTCGGCACGAAAAAGTCTGGTGCTTGAGCAAAGCCCTTTATTCGTTCGGCCCTTCCTGTCTTTCGAAATGTGATTTTTGCACGGGTCAGACGTTCTTCGATAGCGCTCTCCATAATGTCACCAACTAAGCCAGAAACAGAATCCCTGTGACTGGCAAATGGTCGCCCAAGATAACGTTCATACAGCAATATGGCATATGGAACATGTGTGGCAGAAACGTGTCGCAGTGAAATCAGCCCTTGCTCGGTATCAGCCTTTGCAAGCCGATGTACGGTATCTTCCACACCAACTGGTGCGCCGCGCGAAACATAATCAATTGCAACAGAAACAAGAGCTTCAGCTCGTTTATAGG
Coding sequences within:
- a CDS encoding P63C domain-containing protein; this translates as MENGTKRSAKAKGGLARAKNLSPEKRSEIATIAAKARWAVPRPENVNHPRVLESFRSELDLAGIKIPCAIVEGPNGIQRVLTENGITLAILGSRSGASKRLKKTLEEEGAPTPLFIAPRQLLPFIDEELKQGPLKPIDYLDGDRLVRGYEASILPAICNVWLRAREAGALQTQQLAKAQKAEILTRALAETGIVALVDEATGYQSVRPQNALQEYLKLLIREQLAVWVKKFPDEFFENIYKIKGWQWPGMKKNRYSVVGKYIRDLVYERLAPGVLKELEQKSPKDEKGQRPNKLHQWLTDDIGDPMLANHLHTLIMFQRVALANGYGWNRFLHMVDQAMTKKGQNLELPLTNSLDSNES